In Aphelocoma coerulescens isolate FSJ_1873_10779 chromosome 23, UR_Acoe_1.0, whole genome shotgun sequence, a genomic segment contains:
- the SYF2 gene encoding pre-mRNA-splicing factor SYF2, producing MAAAVSALSSLGVPEADVGSSEEEEEEAGPGPAAAAAAEQRREERLRRFRELHMKRYEACKLNSQEVVEEDKRLKLPPNWEAKKARLEWELQVQEKKKECAARGEDYERVKLLEISAEDAERWERKKKRKNPDLGFSDYAAAQLRQYQRLTRQIKPDLEQYEKLKEQYGEALYPTSDSLLHGTHVPSKEGVDRMVADLEKQIEKREKYSRRRPYNDDADIDYINERNAKFNQKAERFYGKYTAEIKQNLERGTAV from the exons ATGGCGGCGGCGGTGTCGGCCCTCAGCAGTTTGGGGGTGCCCGAGGCCGATGTCGGG AGCtcggaggaagaggaggaggaggcgggccccggcccggccgcggcggcggcggcggagcagAGGCGGGAGGAGCGGCTGCGCCGGTTCCGGGAGCTCCACATGAAGCGG TACGAGGCCTGCAAGCTGAACAgccaggaggtggtggaggaggacaAAAGACTGAAACTGCCACCAAACTGGGAAGCTAAAAAAGCTCGGCTggagtgggagctgcaggtgcaGGAGAAGAAGAAG GAATGTGCAGCCAGGGGGGAGGACTACGAGCGGGTGAAGCTGCTGGAGATCAGCGCCGAGGACGCCGAGAGGtgggagaggaagaagaagaggaaaaatccCGACCTGGGATTCTCAG ATTACGCGGCGGCGCAGCTGCGCCAGTACCAGAGGCTGACCCGGCAGATCAAACCCGACCTGGAGCAGTATGAGAAGCTCAAGGAGCAGTA CGGGGAAGCCCTGTACCCCACCTCGGACAGCCTCCTGCACGGGACCCACGTGCCCTCCAAGGAAGGGGTGGACAGGATGGTGGCAGACCTGGAGAAACA GATCGAGAAGAGGGAGAAGTACAGCCGGAGGCGGCCCTACAACGACGACGCCGACATCGACTACATCAACGAGAGGAACGCCAAGTTCAACCAGAAGGCCGAGAGGTTCTACGGGAAATACACGGCCGAGATCAAACAGAACCTGGAGAGGGGCACGGCCGTGtga